The following proteins come from a genomic window of Corynebacterium crudilactis:
- a CDS encoding ABC transporter permease — protein MLRYVGRRLLQMIPVFFGATLLIYALVFLMPGDPVQALGGDRGLTEAAAEKIRQEYNLDKPFLVQYFLYIKGIFVLDFGTTFSGQPVLDVMARAFPVTIKLALMALIFESVLGIIFGVIAGIRRGGIFDSTVLILSLLVIAVPTFVIGFVMQFLIGVKWGLLPVTVGSNTSIKALLMPAIVLGAVSFAYVLRLTRQSVSENLRADYVRTARAKGMSGFSVMNRHVLRNSLIPVATFLGADLGALMGGAIVTEGIFGINGVGGTLYQAILKGEPTTVVSIVTVLVIVYIVANLLVDLIYAVLDPRIRYA, from the coding sequence ATGCTTCGTTACGTCGGGCGACGATTGCTCCAAATGATTCCGGTCTTTTTCGGAGCAACCCTGCTGATTTACGCCCTCGTGTTCCTCATGCCTGGCGACCCAGTCCAGGCATTGGGAGGTGACCGCGGACTAACCGAGGCCGCGGCCGAGAAAATCCGTCAAGAATACAATCTTGATAAACCATTCCTCGTTCAATATTTCCTCTATATCAAGGGCATTTTCGTCCTTGACTTCGGAACCACTTTCTCAGGCCAGCCAGTTCTTGATGTCATGGCCAGGGCCTTCCCAGTCACCATCAAACTTGCCCTTATGGCATTGATCTTTGAATCAGTGCTCGGCATCATCTTCGGCGTGATCGCAGGTATTCGCCGCGGCGGTATCTTCGACTCCACCGTGCTGATCCTCTCCCTGCTAGTCATTGCAGTTCCAACCTTCGTTATCGGTTTCGTCATGCAGTTCCTCATCGGCGTGAAATGGGGATTGCTCCCTGTCACCGTAGGTTCCAATACCTCGATCAAGGCCCTGCTGATGCCAGCCATCGTCTTGGGTGCAGTCTCCTTCGCTTATGTGCTTCGACTAACCAGACAATCCGTGAGCGAAAACCTCCGCGCAGACTATGTCCGCACCGCCCGAGCTAAGGGCATGTCCGGATTCAGCGTGATGAACCGCCATGTCCTGCGCAACTCACTGATCCCGGTTGCTACCTTCCTCGGAGCTGACTTGGGAGCTTTGATGGGTGGTGCGATTGTCACAGAAGGCATCTTCGGCATCAACGGTGTCGGTGGCACGCTATACCAGGCCATTTTGAAAGGTGAACCCACCACAGTTGTCTCCATTGTGACCGTGCTGGTGATTGTCTACATCGTTGCCAATCTTCTCGTGGACTTGATCTACGCCGTTCTCGATCCGAGGATCCGCTATGCCTAA
- a CDS encoding ABC transporter permease: MPNNEFHINHSLGQDDQTSDQAHFFPQGRGEALVRPGQEHFIAATDETGLGAVDAVADDSAPTSMWGEAWRDLRRRPLFWVSATLILLALLLAALPQLFTSTDPQYCVLANSLDGPQAGHPFGFDRQGCDIFARTVYGARASVAVGVFTTLLVVLIGTVFGALAGFFGGIMDTILSRITDMFFAIPLVLAAIVVMQMFKEHRTIITVVLVLGLFGWTNIARITRGAVMTAKNEEYVTSARALGASRAKMLLSHIMPNAAAPIIVYATVALGTFIVAEATLSFLGIGLPPSIISWGADIAKAQTSLRTQPMVLFYPAMALALTVLSFIMMGDVVRDALDPKSRKR, from the coding sequence ATGCCTAATAATGAATTTCACATCAACCACTCCTTGGGCCAAGACGATCAAACTTCAGATCAGGCTCACTTCTTCCCACAAGGACGAGGCGAAGCACTGGTACGTCCAGGGCAGGAACACTTCATCGCAGCTACTGATGAAACCGGACTTGGTGCCGTAGATGCAGTAGCTGACGATTCTGCACCAACCTCCATGTGGGGCGAAGCCTGGCGTGATCTGCGCCGACGCCCACTCTTCTGGGTCTCTGCAACCCTGATCCTCTTGGCATTGCTGCTGGCAGCTCTCCCCCAGCTGTTTACCTCCACGGATCCGCAGTACTGTGTGCTGGCTAATTCACTGGATGGCCCACAGGCTGGACACCCCTTCGGATTCGACCGCCAGGGCTGCGATATTTTCGCCCGCACTGTCTACGGTGCCCGTGCTTCCGTAGCCGTAGGTGTGTTCACTACTTTGCTCGTTGTCCTCATCGGCACTGTGTTTGGTGCGTTGGCAGGATTCTTCGGCGGCATCATGGACACCATCTTGTCCCGCATCACCGATATGTTCTTCGCTATTCCACTGGTTCTCGCAGCCATCGTTGTCATGCAGATGTTCAAAGAACACCGCACCATCATCACTGTGGTCTTGGTCCTTGGCCTCTTCGGCTGGACCAATATCGCCCGCATTACACGCGGTGCAGTGATGACCGCAAAGAACGAAGAATACGTCACCTCTGCACGCGCACTTGGTGCCTCCAGAGCAAAGATGTTGCTTTCTCACATCATGCCTAATGCAGCAGCACCGATCATTGTTTACGCCACCGTGGCACTGGGAACATTCATTGTTGCGGAAGCAACGCTGTCCTTCCTGGGTATTGGTCTACCACCCTCAATTATTTCTTGGGGTGCTGATATCGCGAAGGCACAGACTTCTCTTCGTACCCAACCAATGGTGCTGTTCTACCCTGCAATGGCACTTGCACTAACCGTTTTGAGCTTCATCATGATGGGCGATGTCGTCCGCGACGCTCTGGATCCTAAGTCGAGGAAGCGATGA
- a CDS encoding ABC transporter ATP-binding protein, producing the protein MTNNTSPTPTNHAGEQPLLELKDLKISFTSSTGVVDAVRGANLTIYPGQSVAIVGESGSGKSTTAMSIIGLLPGTGKVTEGSITFDGQDITGLSNKQMEKYRGSEIGLVPQDPMTNLNPVWRIGTQVKESLRANNVVPNSEMDKRVAEVLAEAGLPDAERRAKQYPHEFSGGMRQRALIAIGLAARPKLLIADEPTSALDVTVQRQILDHLETLTKDLGTAVLFITHDLGLAAERAEHLVVMHRGRIVESGPSLKILRNPQHPYTQRLVKAAPSLASARIQSAQEHGIESSELLASTANETPKSQEKVIEVKNLTREFDIRGSRGDKKKLKAVDDVSFFVRKGTTTALVGESGSGKSTVANMVLNLLEPTSGQVLYNGTDLTSLSNKEIFQMRRKLQVVFQNPYGSLDPMYSIYRCIEEPLTIHKVGGDRKAREARVAELLDMVSMPRSTMRRYPNELSGGQRQRIAIARALALNPEVIVLDEAVSALDVLVQNQILRLLAELQQELDLTYLFITHDLAVVRQTADDVVVMQKGRIIEKGRTDDIFNDPQQQYTRDLINAVPGLGIELGTGENLV; encoded by the coding sequence ATGACCAACAACACCTCACCAACCCCCACCAACCACGCGGGCGAGCAACCACTGCTCGAATTGAAGGATCTCAAGATCTCCTTCACCTCTTCCACTGGTGTGGTTGATGCTGTACGCGGCGCAAACTTGACCATTTACCCTGGTCAATCAGTAGCGATCGTGGGCGAATCTGGCTCCGGTAAATCCACCACCGCAATGTCCATCATTGGCCTGCTCCCTGGCACCGGCAAGGTCACCGAAGGCTCCATCACCTTCGATGGGCAAGATATCACCGGCTTGAGCAACAAGCAGATGGAAAAGTATCGCGGTTCTGAGATCGGTCTTGTCCCCCAGGATCCAATGACCAACCTCAACCCGGTGTGGCGCATTGGTACCCAGGTCAAAGAATCTTTGCGTGCGAATAATGTCGTACCAAATTCTGAGATGGATAAGCGCGTTGCTGAGGTACTCGCCGAGGCGGGCCTGCCAGATGCAGAGCGTCGTGCAAAGCAATACCCACATGAGTTCTCCGGCGGTATGCGCCAGCGTGCTCTGATTGCTATTGGTCTCGCAGCGCGTCCCAAGCTGCTCATTGCTGATGAACCAACTTCAGCACTCGACGTCACCGTGCAGCGCCAGATCCTTGATCACTTGGAAACACTCACCAAGGATCTCGGCACCGCAGTGCTGTTTATTACCCACGACCTGGGTCTTGCAGCTGAGCGTGCAGAGCACCTAGTAGTGATGCACCGTGGACGCATTGTGGAATCAGGGCCATCACTGAAGATTCTGCGTAACCCACAGCATCCTTATACCCAACGTTTGGTGAAGGCTGCACCATCGCTTGCTTCTGCACGTATTCAAAGTGCACAAGAACACGGCATTGAATCCTCGGAGCTTTTGGCTTCCACCGCCAATGAGACTCCAAAAAGCCAAGAAAAAGTTATCGAGGTAAAAAACCTCACCCGTGAGTTCGATATTCGTGGCTCTCGTGGCGATAAGAAAAAGCTCAAGGCCGTTGATGATGTCTCCTTCTTCGTGCGAAAAGGCACCACCACTGCCCTCGTTGGTGAATCCGGTTCCGGTAAATCCACCGTGGCCAACATGGTGCTTAATCTCCTGGAGCCAACCAGTGGACAGGTGCTGTACAACGGCACCGACCTTACTTCTTTGAGCAACAAGGAAATCTTCCAAATGCGGCGCAAGCTGCAGGTGGTCTTCCAAAACCCCTACGGTTCCCTCGACCCGATGTATTCCATCTACCGATGCATTGAAGAACCCCTGACAATCCACAAGGTTGGCGGAGACCGCAAGGCTAGAGAAGCACGTGTTGCAGAGCTGCTAGACATGGTGTCTATGCCTCGTTCCACCATGAGGCGCTACCCCAATGAGCTTTCCGGCGGTCAGCGCCAACGCATCGCCATTGCCCGTGCCTTGGCGTTGAACCCAGAAGTGATCGTGCTGGATGAGGCCGTATCTGCACTAGATGTGCTGGTACAAAACCAGATCCTTCGTCTTCTTGCAGAGCTCCAGCAAGAATTAGATCTGACTTACTTGTTCATCACACACGACCTGGCAGTTGTGCGACAAACCGCTGATGATGTTGTGGTGATGCAAAAGGGCCGGATCATTGAAAAGGGTCGCACAGACGATATCTTCAATGATCCACAGCAGCAGTACACTCGTGATCTGATCAACGCTGTTCCTGGTTTGGGCATTGAACTCGGAACTGGAGAAAACCTGGTGTAG
- a CDS encoding proline--tRNA ligase: protein MITRLSTLFLRTLREDPADAEVPSHKLLVRAGYIRRVAPGVYSWLPLGLRALRKIEAVVREEMDAIGGQELLFPALLPREPYETTQRWTEYGDSLFRLKDRKGADYLLGPTHEEMFAATVKDLYNSYKDFPVTLYQVQTKYRDEERPRAGVLRGREFVMKDSYSFDMSDAGLETSYANHRAAYQRIFDRLGVEYAICQATSGAMGGSASEEFLAVAENGEDTFVRSTSGNYAANVEAVVTQPGVERDIEGLPEAVTHETPVSETIDALVEWANSIDVKIDGRDVTAADTLKCIVVKVRQPGEEEAELTGILVPGDREVDMKRLEASLEPAEVELAVESDFAKNPFLVKGYVGPVGLAKNGVKVLADPRVVTGTSWITGADEKERHVIGLVAGRDFTPDGFIEAAEIKEGDPAPEGEGTLTLARGIEIGHIFQLGRKYTEAFDVQILDENGKRAIPTMGSYGLGITRLLAVLAEQRHDEAGLTWSVEVAPYQVHVVAANKDAAAIEAAERFATELSAAGLEVLFDDRPKVSPGVKFKDAELLGMPFALILGRGYAEGKVELRVRGGEKSDLDADQAVAQIVEMVAQARN from the coding sequence ATGATCACACGTCTTTCCACGCTGTTTTTGCGCACCCTGCGCGAAGACCCTGCAGATGCAGAAGTTCCAAGCCACAAGCTGCTCGTTCGTGCAGGATATATCCGTCGCGTTGCCCCGGGTGTTTATTCCTGGTTGCCACTCGGCTTGCGCGCTTTGCGCAAGATTGAAGCTGTTGTGCGCGAGGAAATGGACGCGATCGGTGGACAGGAACTGCTGTTCCCGGCACTGCTCCCACGCGAGCCATATGAAACCACCCAGCGTTGGACAGAATACGGCGATTCACTCTTCCGCCTCAAGGACCGCAAGGGTGCTGATTACCTGCTCGGCCCAACCCATGAGGAAATGTTCGCCGCAACGGTAAAGGATCTGTACAACTCCTATAAGGACTTCCCAGTCACCTTGTACCAGGTACAGACCAAGTACCGCGATGAAGAGCGCCCACGCGCTGGCGTTCTTCGTGGCCGTGAGTTCGTGATGAAGGATTCCTACTCCTTCGACATGTCCGATGCCGGTTTGGAAACCTCTTATGCCAACCACCGCGCCGCCTACCAACGTATTTTTGATCGCCTTGGTGTGGAATACGCCATCTGCCAGGCAACCTCTGGCGCCATGGGCGGTTCTGCATCTGAGGAATTCCTCGCTGTTGCTGAAAACGGCGAAGACACCTTCGTGCGCTCCACCTCCGGTAACTACGCTGCCAACGTTGAAGCAGTTGTGACCCAGCCAGGCGTTGAGCGTGACATCGAAGGTCTGCCAGAAGCCGTAACCCACGAAACCCCAGTCTCTGAAACCATCGACGCGTTGGTTGAGTGGGCTAACTCCATCGACGTCAAAATCGATGGACGCGACGTCACTGCAGCTGACACCCTCAAGTGCATCGTGGTGAAGGTACGCCAACCAGGCGAAGAAGAAGCAGAACTCACCGGTATCCTGGTCCCAGGTGACCGCGAAGTAGATATGAAGCGCCTCGAGGCATCACTTGAGCCAGCTGAAGTTGAACTTGCTGTGGAATCTGATTTCGCCAAGAACCCATTCCTGGTCAAGGGCTACGTCGGACCAGTTGGTCTGGCTAAGAACGGCGTGAAGGTCCTTGCTGATCCTCGCGTTGTCACCGGTACCTCCTGGATCACTGGCGCCGATGAAAAGGAACGCCACGTGATCGGCCTTGTTGCCGGCCGCGATTTCACTCCAGATGGCTTCATCGAAGCAGCAGAAATCAAGGAAGGTGACCCAGCTCCAGAAGGCGAGGGCACCTTGACCCTTGCTCGTGGCATCGAAATTGGCCACATCTTCCAGCTGGGACGCAAGTACACCGAAGCTTTCGATGTGCAGATCCTGGACGAAAACGGCAAGCGCGCCATCCCAACCATGGGCTCTTACGGCCTGGGTATCACCCGCTTGCTTGCGGTCCTCGCAGAGCAGCGCCACGACGAGGCCGGCCTGACCTGGTCCGTTGAAGTTGCGCCGTACCAGGTGCACGTCGTTGCAGCGAACAAGGATGCCGCAGCAATCGAGGCAGCCGAGCGCTTTGCCACCGAGCTGTCTGCAGCGGGCTTGGAAGTGCTTTTCGACGACCGTCCAAAGGTCAGCCCAGGCGTGAAGTTTAAGGATGCTGAACTTCTCGGCATGCCTTTCGCTTTGATCCTTGGCCGTGGCTACGCCGAAGGCAAGGTTGAACTCCGTGTCCGCGGTGGCGAAAAGTCCGATCTCGATGCAGATCAGGCTGTTGCACAGATCGTGGAAATGGTTGCACAAGCTCGCAACTAG
- the yaaA gene encoding peroxide stress protein YaaA, translating to MLIVLPPSETKTPGGAEKPLDFQRLSFPKLNDARQEILSDLQTLEVNEALKVLNISEKLRPEAEANRVLETSPTMPAIFRYSGVLYDALDAATLPEKALERLAIGSALFGIVRATDPIPHYRLSGGTKLPSHNGECPTMKARWGSVISETLIDVNQLVVDLRSGTYQQLGRVKDAVTVRVESVLEDGSRKVVSHFNKHYKGELARVLALSPEEAHDAADVMAIAQAAGLVVEDNPHHKETLTLVV from the coding sequence ATGCTTATTGTGTTGCCACCTTCTGAAACCAAGACCCCTGGCGGGGCGGAAAAGCCACTGGATTTCCAGCGCTTAAGTTTTCCAAAACTTAACGATGCTCGCCAGGAAATCCTTTCTGACCTGCAAACTTTGGAGGTAAATGAGGCACTGAAGGTTTTGAACATTTCGGAAAAGCTGCGCCCGGAAGCAGAAGCCAATCGTGTCTTGGAAACAAGTCCGACCATGCCAGCTATTTTCCGCTACTCAGGCGTGCTCTACGATGCGCTTGATGCGGCCACGCTTCCGGAGAAAGCACTTGAGCGTCTTGCCATCGGCTCAGCGCTTTTCGGCATCGTGCGTGCAACCGATCCGATTCCGCATTACCGCCTGTCCGGCGGCACTAAACTGCCCTCCCACAACGGCGAGTGCCCAACGATGAAAGCGCGTTGGGGCAGCGTGATCAGCGAGACGCTTATCGACGTCAACCAGCTGGTTGTTGATCTGCGCAGCGGGACCTACCAACAGTTGGGTCGGGTCAAAGATGCTGTCACGGTGCGTGTGGAATCTGTCCTAGAAGATGGCTCCCGCAAAGTGGTCAGCCATTTCAATAAACATTACAAAGGCGAACTAGCCCGTGTGCTGGCACTTTCCCCCGAAGAAGCCCACGATGCTGCCGATGTCATGGCCATTGCCCAAGCAGCGGGCCTTGTGGTGGAAGATAACCCCCACCACAAAGAAACCCTCACGCTGGTGGTTTAG
- a CDS encoding vWA domain-containing protein, with product MGEEESTPGRRSKAYSRQGADVRPKQGGHGINLVGTLMAATERGANIVEGVVDFRPSDLRGSLRRGREANLIVFVVDTSGSMAARSRVRAVTGTITSMLNDAYQRRDKVAVIAVNGNKPTLVLSPTNSVEQAQQKLKDMPMGGRTPLAEGLLMAKDLMARERRKEPGRRAILMVMTDGQDTSEAGEAGIVTAAETVVKSRLSGNVVIDCEGRLKVRKERAGVLAEMLGGICVRLRDLNSEHIKMVINA from the coding sequence ATGGGGGAGGAGGAATCCACCCCGGGTAGGCGTTCTAAGGCCTATTCCCGCCAAGGCGCTGATGTGCGTCCCAAACAGGGCGGACATGGCATCAACTTGGTTGGCACCTTGATGGCTGCCACCGAACGTGGCGCCAATATTGTGGAAGGCGTGGTGGATTTCCGACCATCTGACCTCCGCGGATCCTTGCGCCGCGGCCGGGAAGCCAACCTCATCGTCTTTGTCGTGGACACCTCAGGTTCCATGGCTGCACGCTCGCGGGTGCGTGCGGTCACCGGAACCATCACGTCCATGCTTAACGACGCCTACCAGCGCCGCGACAAGGTTGCGGTTATCGCGGTCAACGGTAACAAACCCACACTGGTGCTCAGCCCGACAAATTCTGTGGAGCAAGCTCAACAGAAATTAAAGGATATGCCCATGGGTGGACGCACCCCGCTGGCTGAAGGATTACTCATGGCCAAAGACCTCATGGCCAGGGAACGCCGCAAGGAACCAGGCCGACGCGCCATTTTGATGGTGATGACCGATGGCCAAGACACCTCCGAAGCAGGCGAAGCAGGAATCGTCACCGCAGCGGAAACCGTGGTGAAATCACGACTCTCTGGCAATGTTGTCATCGATTGCGAAGGCCGACTCAAAGTACGCAAAGAACGCGCCGGGGTCTTGGCTGAAATGCTCGGTGGCATTTGCGTGAGGTTGCGTGACCTTAATTCCGAGCACATCAAAATGGTTATTAACGCCTAA
- a CDS encoding ATP-binding protein, producing MSSQKAIRYPFSAVVGQDELRLALILTAISPRIGGVVIRGEKGTAKTTTVRAFAGLLGDAPLVNLPLGSTEDRVVGSLNMETVLTTGRAEYQPGLLAQADGGVLYVDEVNLLADHLVDALLDAAASGRVSIERDGISHSSPANFVLVGTMNPEEGELRPQLLDRFGLAVDVAASTNPDVRVEIIRRRLAFESAPEQFMEQWAVQDEETSNRIGAAKDLLPGVELPDLILSQIAWLCARIEVDGMRADLVITRTALAHAAWAGRTVVTEEDVEIAARLALPHRRRRNPFDAPEMEERKLQETLQEARNFYKDNEDTGPAAKVTDVETGAEALVDSDKPTEEDGLQGTAQAKAQTTGKVGTAGTGDPFRA from the coding sequence ATGTCTTCACAAAAGGCGATTCGTTATCCGTTTTCTGCGGTCGTGGGTCAAGATGAATTGCGGCTTGCCCTGATTCTCACCGCTATTTCCCCGCGTATTGGTGGTGTGGTCATTCGTGGTGAGAAGGGCACTGCGAAAACCACAACGGTGCGCGCTTTTGCCGGACTGCTGGGCGATGCTCCTTTGGTGAACTTGCCACTTGGTTCAACTGAAGACCGCGTAGTGGGTTCCCTCAATATGGAAACTGTGCTCACCACCGGCCGGGCGGAATACCAGCCAGGTTTGCTTGCACAGGCGGATGGTGGCGTGCTGTATGTCGATGAGGTCAACTTGTTGGCTGATCACTTGGTTGATGCCCTTCTGGATGCCGCAGCTAGTGGGCGCGTGAGCATTGAACGCGATGGAATTTCGCATTCTTCACCAGCAAACTTCGTGCTGGTCGGCACCATGAACCCGGAGGAAGGTGAGCTGCGCCCACAGCTGCTGGATCGTTTTGGTCTCGCCGTAGACGTTGCTGCCTCTACTAATCCGGACGTGCGTGTGGAGATCATTCGTCGACGCCTCGCATTCGAAAGTGCCCCAGAGCAGTTCATGGAGCAGTGGGCTGTGCAGGATGAGGAAACCTCGAACCGCATTGGTGCAGCGAAGGATCTACTGCCAGGTGTGGAGCTTCCTGATCTGATTCTTTCGCAGATCGCATGGCTGTGTGCTCGCATTGAAGTTGATGGCATGCGCGCTGACCTCGTGATCACTCGTACCGCCTTGGCACATGCTGCCTGGGCAGGTCGCACAGTTGTCACCGAAGAAGATGTAGAGATCGCCGCACGCCTAGCATTGCCACATAGAAGGCGTCGCAATCCTTTTGATGCGCCAGAGATGGAAGAGCGCAAGCTGCAGGAAACTCTGCAAGAGGCCCGCAACTTCTACAAAGATAATGAAGATACCGGTCCTGCCGCCAAGGTTACCGATGTAGAAACCGGTGCCGAAGCTCTTGTTGATTCGGATAAACCTACGGAAGAAGATGGACTGCAGGGCACGGCTCAGGCCAAGGCCCAAACGACTGGAAAGGTAGGTACTGCCGGAACCGGCGATCCCTTTCGCGCCTAG